One window of the Alphaproteobacteria bacterium genome contains the following:
- a CDS encoding ABC transporter ATP-binding protein, translating into MIELRRTKGLGLILSLVATTPRRSALLVVLLLVAGIAEGVGIAAFLPLLQVSGFGESDNVLTSTIFETITATGLDASLGVILSIIAIVFVVKGLLMMAANLAMGYGSTTFATDQRAEIVKRFLRVRWEYHLTIPVGSLSNVITIDTARGASTYALSFQLIAQVVQITVYFSIAFWVSWVASIVAIAGSAVILTSMSWLVVMSRRAGEAEQKSYKRLASRLVDQLGGVKPIKAMGAEDSVEPLLLSEIGKLDRSMRQAVVSRAALTTLQEPLMVMTLCGGIFAAVGVFSFDISTILLLVLVFYRTGSRLTGMQGRYQSLVSNQSFVHETLERIREAGNQQERLHGGGTPSLDEKLELRNVAFKYGQKAVVEDVSLTVPAGKLTTLIGPSGSGKTTIVDIVIQLLIPTSGEVLIDGRSLLEMDIRKWRKMIGYVPQETALFNDTILTNVTLGDPKIDQDTAVQALKDAGAYEFVSALERGLDSTVGERGAQLSGGQRQRIALARALARKPRLLILDEPTTALDPVSEALFCETLRDLSGRLTVLAISHQVAVADIADQVYRIGNGTVMKVENRANSSTYGDRVS; encoded by the coding sequence GTGATTGAGCTTCGCAGGACAAAGGGCCTTGGTCTCATCCTTAGCCTGGTGGCGACCACGCCACGTAGGTCCGCGCTTTTGGTCGTGTTGTTGCTCGTCGCCGGCATCGCAGAGGGTGTAGGGATTGCGGCCTTCTTGCCCCTGCTTCAAGTGTCTGGATTTGGCGAGTCGGACAATGTTCTGACTTCGACCATTTTCGAAACGATAACGGCCACGGGTCTCGATGCATCCCTCGGTGTAATACTCTCGATCATCGCTATCGTTTTCGTGGTCAAAGGCCTCCTGATGATGGCTGCGAATCTCGCGATGGGCTACGGTTCGACGACATTTGCAACCGATCAGCGCGCGGAGATCGTCAAGAGATTTCTTCGCGTCCGATGGGAATATCATCTGACCATCCCGGTCGGCTCACTTTCAAACGTCATAACCATCGACACGGCGCGAGGAGCATCAACCTATGCGCTGAGCTTCCAGTTAATTGCCCAAGTGGTTCAGATCACCGTCTATTTTTCCATTGCCTTCTGGGTATCTTGGGTCGCCAGCATCGTTGCAATTGCAGGAAGCGCTGTGATTTTGACAAGCATGTCCTGGTTGGTTGTTATGTCGCGGCGGGCCGGCGAAGCGGAACAAAAATCGTATAAGCGGTTGGCTTCGCGCTTAGTCGATCAGTTAGGTGGCGTAAAGCCCATCAAGGCAATGGGTGCTGAAGACAGTGTCGAACCTCTTTTGCTATCGGAAATCGGGAAGCTTGATCGGTCAATGCGGCAAGCGGTCGTAAGCCGCGCCGCGCTTACGACCCTGCAAGAACCCTTAATGGTCATGACCCTGTGTGGCGGCATCTTCGCTGCAGTTGGCGTTTTCTCCTTCGACATCAGTACGATTCTACTCTTGGTTCTCGTGTTCTATCGCACGGGCTCGCGTTTGACCGGCATGCAGGGGCGCTATCAGTCGTTGGTGTCCAACCAGTCGTTCGTCCACGAAACACTCGAACGAATTCGAGAGGCTGGAAACCAGCAGGAACGGCTGCATGGCGGCGGCACGCCGTCGCTCGATGAAAAACTTGAACTTCGCAATGTCGCATTCAAATATGGGCAAAAGGCCGTTGTTGAGGATGTGTCTCTCACGGTCCCTGCCGGAAAACTCACGACACTCATTGGACCGTCTGGATCTGGCAAGACCACGATCGTCGATATCGTCATCCAGCTGCTGATCCCGACGAGCGGCGAGGTGCTGATCGACGGTCGTTCGCTGCTTGAGATGGATATCCGCAAGTGGCGGAAGATGATTGGCTATGTCCCACAGGAAACCGCCCTGTTCAACGATACAATCTTGACGAACGTGACGCTTGGCGACCCCAAAATCGATCAAGATACTGCTGTCCAGGCACTAAAGGACGCGGGTGCCTACGAGTTTGTATCGGCACTTGAAAGGGGGCTTGATTCGACCGTCGGAGAACGCGGTGCACAGCTTTCGGGTGGGCAACGGCAACGCATTGCCCTGGCTCGCGCGTTGGCTCGCAAGCCGCGGTTGCTCATTCTGGACGAGCCAACCACAGCTCTTGATCCGGTTTCTGAAGCGTTGTTCTGCGAGACCCTGCGCGACTTGTCCGGGCGCCTGACCGTGCTCGCTATTTCCCACCAAGTCGCGGTCGCGGACATAGCCGATCAAGTTTATCGCATTGGCAACGGTACTGTCATGAAAGTGGAGAACCGGGCGAACTCGTCGACCTACGGGGACAGAGTATCCTAA
- the asnB gene encoding asparagine synthase (glutamine-hydrolyzing) — MCGVFGMFLSRPLREDDIALGRQGNELLAHRGPDGQGEFFDIGDGVYLGHRRLRIIDLSERAKQPMTRGKTTICYNGEIYNYAELGADLAAAGVCLGTSSDTEVLLQGWLHWGPAVLDRLDGMFAFALWDGATGILAADLFGEKPLYYSETEDGVYAASEIKVLAELLGSAQALDESRLAAFMALGFVPAPETAYRGIKRVMPGTYLIVQDGKISKTVKYWTTPSGEPGRGPVQQLSEKALDRIQEALVLSVSRRLVSDVPLCLFGSSGVDSSLVAGIIGRDLGADIEMLTIRFKDTAVDESVEAAAMARDVGVEHRIVDGVAQPQDVGWNSLLDLFGQPNDNMSILASLQLAEVARENGYVVGLVGSGGDEAFYGYLKQQFFWRHRRIMALPEPVRLASRIMSPLAPFSSRIRLFLDLVAVPDGERYIAVKNQPAYRALKQIPSMKLWAKYAFAETGTPLEFEVPRIERDCVLPGSQLDSLDLGSMHVGVELRTPFLSRGLFELLANYDPRSFLAFGQKSIGRRLVARYLPKSGAANGKKGFVFPLDQLLAASMREPSVAGLPATVSSEIWKNRFSGSGWGRLAVRLAQADAFVNRTPA, encoded by the coding sequence ATGTGTGGCGTTTTTGGGATGTTCCTGTCCCGGCCTTTAAGGGAGGACGACATTGCCCTAGGCCGACAGGGGAACGAGTTGTTGGCACATCGCGGACCCGACGGCCAGGGCGAGTTCTTCGATATCGGCGATGGCGTCTATCTCGGGCACAGGCGGCTTCGGATTATCGACCTGTCGGAACGCGCGAAGCAGCCGATGACGCGCGGTAAGACCACGATTTGCTACAACGGAGAAATCTACAACTATGCGGAACTTGGAGCGGACCTAGCCGCTGCGGGGGTCTGTCTTGGTACAAGTAGCGATACGGAGGTTCTCCTCCAGGGGTGGCTGCACTGGGGGCCAGCCGTGTTGGACCGCCTTGATGGGATGTTTGCGTTTGCGCTCTGGGATGGCGCTACCGGAATCCTTGCCGCCGACCTATTTGGCGAGAAGCCACTCTATTACAGCGAGACCGAAGATGGTGTCTACGCGGCCTCCGAGATCAAGGTTCTGGCGGAGCTCCTTGGAAGCGCGCAAGCGCTCGACGAAAGTCGGTTGGCTGCTTTCATGGCATTAGGGTTCGTACCGGCGCCGGAGACTGCTTACCGCGGTATCAAGAGGGTAATGCCCGGCACCTACCTTATCGTGCAGGACGGCAAGATCTCCAAGACTGTGAAATACTGGACTACACCTTCCGGTGAACCAGGCAGGGGGCCTGTTCAACAGCTTTCGGAAAAGGCTCTCGATAGGATACAGGAGGCGTTGGTTCTCAGCGTGAGCCGGCGACTCGTCTCCGATGTGCCGTTGTGTCTTTTCGGATCAAGCGGTGTGGACTCATCCCTTGTGGCTGGGATCATCGGGCGTGATCTTGGCGCCGATATCGAGATGCTTACGATCCGATTTAAGGATACTGCGGTCGACGAAAGCGTCGAGGCGGCAGCAATGGCCCGTGACGTCGGTGTCGAGCACCGGATTGTGGACGGAGTCGCTCAACCTCAAGACGTTGGCTGGAATTCATTGTTGGATTTATTTGGCCAGCCCAACGACAACATGAGCATATTGGCGTCCCTGCAACTTGCTGAAGTTGCACGGGAAAATGGCTATGTCGTCGGCCTGGTAGGAAGTGGTGGCGATGAGGCGTTCTACGGCTACCTGAAGCAGCAGTTCTTTTGGAGACATCGTCGAATAATGGCGCTTCCAGAGCCGGTCAGACTAGCGTCGCGTATTATGTCGCCGCTGGCACCTTTCAGCAGTCGGATTCGCCTATTTCTTGATCTGGTTGCCGTGCCGGATGGGGAACGTTACATCGCCGTCAAGAACCAGCCAGCCTATCGAGCTTTGAAGCAAATCCCTTCGATGAAACTCTGGGCGAAGTACGCATTTGCAGAGACGGGAACGCCGCTTGAGTTCGAGGTGCCGCGCATCGAGCGCGACTGCGTTCTTCCGGGCAGCCAGCTTGATTCGCTCGATCTTGGCTCAATGCACGTTGGTGTCGAATTACGAACACCGTTTTTGTCGCGGGGCCTATTCGAGCTACTGGCCAATTACGACCCCCGATCATTCCTTGCATTTGGACAAAAGTCTATTGGCCGACGTCTCGTTGCTCGGTATCTCCCTAAGTCAGGTGCGGCAAATGGAAAGAAGGGGTTCGTTTTCCCTTTAGATCAGCTGCTAGCCGCATCAATGCGCGAACCTTCCGTGGCAGGCTTGCCGGCCACGGTTTCGAGCGAGATTTGGAAGAATCGCTTTTCAGGATCGGGTTGGGGACGATTAGCTGTGCGCCTCGCTCAGGCCGACGCCTTCGTGAACAGGACGCCAGCGTGA